In Peromyscus eremicus chromosome X, PerEre_H2_v1, whole genome shotgun sequence, the sequence AAGACCAGGCAGAAAATGGGTAAAAgctggaagatggagaagaacacTATGAAACCCTGTTTTCTGGATATGATATGGCTTTTGCAATCATGTACACAGTAGCTATGGTTGCTTACACAAGGTGGAGCTCTTCAACATTCTATCATGGGTAGGTGAAGGGCTTGTGAGGCCCCCACCcctggctgaggagctattggcagttaataGTTGCTAGAGGAGGAAAAGTAACTGTCTTCTGTGATAGAGCCACTAGTAAATTGTCCATGCTTCAGTAAATAACCTATCCATGGTATACGAGCAGCTCtaataaccacacacacacacacacacacacacacacacacacacacacacacttgaggaGGACTAGTTGGGAAGAGTGAAGGAGTAGGAGGGGGATAAGAGAAGGGATCGTGAGAATGAAAaagatggttttgttttgctttgttttgggttctttggttgtttttctgggtttttaaattttctcatttatgtattttgttttgtgtgtgcccatgtgcatgtgtgtatctgtgttggtgcacatgtgagtgtgagagcatcagaggacaacctgcagtagtatgttctctccttccaccatgtgaatccCAGACTGCCAGGCTTGGCTGCGAGACCTTTCCCTACTGAGGCATCTCATGggcctctgttttgtttttgaggtcctcatgaagcccaggctggcctcaaactcatgaactTCCCGCCTTCCTCTCTCAAGggttaggattacagacatgtactgcCCCATTTGACTGGAGGAAGATATCTTAAGGGagggatgaggaaggagaaagagagggtaATGGAATTTACATGGCTTCCAAGCATGGGCTGGCTATTAAGAGGAAAGGGAGCCAGCCAGAGGGAAGCGGCAGGACAGGAAAAGCGttgggagagagaggtgggtaaGAAcaagtatgtatgaaaatgccgtAATGAACCCATCATGCTGTATACtaacttaaatttttaatttcaaaagggccagaaagatggctcagtgattaaaaacacCAGCCATGAAAGTCTGACAACCCTAGTTTGATACCTagaaaaggcagaaggagagaactgactccacaaaattgtcctctgacctccatgtgtgtgtcatggtatgagtgtgcccatacaaatcatacacataacacacactagtaataataaataagataaaatacattagtaattgtcaaagaacaaaacgcactaataaaaattagtaaattaaaaagaaggttattttctgtttatttaaaagtaaaagcatGTCCTTGCTACCTTATTTTTATTATAGACCCAAGCTGCAAATTGGTTAAAATGTTGGCCCACGGTGACTGATTAAACAAAGTGTGCCACATCTGTGCACTGATGTGTCattcaggaaaaagagaaagaaaaatgatgagtGAAATTATTCAAACAACGAAAAAAAGACTGATTATCAATCTCGGTGTAGTAgtttatgcctttaatctcggcTGTTTGGAGTCTGAGACAGAAAGACCACCCTTTCAAAACCAGGACTGCTTAGCAAGAttctatcttgttttgttttttgtaaatcACTATGTATTGGCCAAAGGAAGAAATACATATGATGAGGAtgtaagaaaagaggaaggaacccTGGTGGGAGTATAAAGTGGTATAGATACTTTGCAAATCAGTATGCAGGTTCCTCAAAAGAATTCAATTGAATCACATAGGACACAGCTACACCACTCCTGGGTACTGACCTTAAGGACTCGACATCCTGACAGAGATGTTTGCACAtgttcattatttatttcattgtttagtGCTGTTTGATATGCACCAGGAGAAGAGCAGACAAAAAAGtttgctatacacacacacacacacacacacaatggacttttactcagccataaagaagaacgAAAAGGGTTGAAACTGGAGATCATTAGgttaaacaaaataagacaaagaaaaacaaatacttcAGTTTTCTGTCATATGCAAAGCCTAAATTTacatgtttatatacatacatgcaaatgaaAGTGAAGAAGGGATTATGAGAAGGAAGGTGCCAGAAAGGAGGGATGAGTGTAGAACAAGAGCGGACATGAAAGGAGGAAGAAGTATttcaggaggaaggagaaagcaagagagaggaggggagtgggtaacggggggggggggggaagcatgcaataacaatttctttttctgaagaAAAGTGGGGCGGGACGTATATGAGAGggtgtggagggaggaaagggagaaatgtaattatactataatctcaaaaattaaaaaatgattgaaatattaaaagaaaaaagaccaaaaaacaatGGCATAAGCTGTGCCAATGAAGCTATGAACCCCATTACTTTGCATGGTAATTCAAGACAATTTAAAATTCTAGGAAAGCACTTACTGTTTGAATTTATTCCCATAAATGACAGGAAATGTAATGTAATCTCTTGTGATAGAGAGCTGGTAACTGTGCCTAGGATGGAGGAAAGGTAGAGAAAAGCAACAAAGGGAGACAGTTATAACAGAGCAGGAAGAAATTTGATGACGAATAATATAACaattgggctggtgagatggctcagcgggctGACTAAAgatgcttgcctccaagcctgaaaGCCAGAATCCAATCCTCAGGCCCCACAGAGTGGAGGGGAAAATCCCCACTCCTGAGGGTTGTTCTTTGGCCTCTGTTAGCATACTGCAGCATATGTGCACCCCCacgaaacaaatgtaacaaaaatattctaaaagaaTGCAATGGTTATCTTAATTCTAGTACCAGttacacacataagtaaaaatctATCAAATTGTACAATTTTAGTATGTGTACTTTATGCTaatcacacataaaaataacaggGAGAAGATGTGCTAGTTTACCCCTCAGATTGCTAATGTATTATACACTTAATGTTTAGGGAAGATGAAGATGTGGTAAAAACATACTATCCATTCACTGCTGGTGACGCTTTACGAAGAAAAGACACAACTATTCAAGGAAATAAGCCTGGACATTTGCATCATGATTTACATGTACCAAGCCATCCAAATCACTAATTCTGTGACTAGAAATACAGGTAAGTAGACAAGTACACAAATGTCTATGGAATGTTGCTTTTAAAAGTGAGCAACTATGTTTAAGCAGTAGGGTTATAGTATAATAAATTATGGTGTGACTATACagcatatataatattataaactAAAAACTCTATGTGTGCCTCAAGATCCGCATGTCATACTGATGATGGAACTAAAATTTGGCCCATAGACAGAATAGTTTCTAATCACTGAAACCTCTGAGTGGGTTCATTTTGGCTTTCAGCTCCTCAAACATCTATTTGTATGCAACATTTCCCTTTTCCACTGCATAACTCCCATTAAGCAGTAAAGTTTCAGCCCAAtgttgacttatttatttagataTACCCTTCCTGATTACACTAAATTAATCTGATATCACTTACTTCATGCTTGGATGCCTCATGCATGGTTCTGCTAATCAGAGCCAGGATCTTTTACACTAAGCTGTTTGAAAATGCTAAGCTTTTAAACTGTTTTTGCTAACAGACTGGAAACTCACTCCCAAAACTCCAACGAGTTTGGATCAATGCCTAACACATAATAGACGTTATATAACTATGGCTCTTGCATAGATAAAATTTCTGGTCCAGAGCTATTGTTGTCACTAATATTTAATTTTGGACTACTTTATAATAACTAATTTAATCCCTCCCATAGGAAATTACCTGACAAGTATAGTCTCCATGATTTCATAGATAGCAGTGGTTCAGCAACATCCCAAGGATTTTAATCTCATATATGGTAGAATCTGGAACTGAGCCAAAAAATATCTCCCTTTGGAGTCCATGCCTTTAAAACATGTATATGACTCTTTCCTCTAGATAAATGACCAGAAAGCACTATAGGAATCAGTTTTTGTGGCTTAGCAGAAAAAGCCTAGAGCTTAAGCTCTGTTCCCATTTACTTCTCTAGGAAAACTAGATGGGAGTTGAGGCCCTAGGCTGTACATTGTTAGTTGGCTCTATCTATCGTGCTGTGCAGAGTTGAATTGTCCTTGTGGAGTGAAACAATAGTTCATTTACGTAAAGACAAGGGGAAAGGGCACCCTCTCCTCAATCCACTGGTGTGGCAGCATTAAATATACCCCAAATTGCTTTACCAAGTAGGAAGTGGAATTACATTCTCGTATGTACTATCAAAATTGGAAAGAAATTACCCAAATTTCCAGCATATATACAGAATCACAAATATggtaataaatgaataaatatataataaataaatcctaagTCAAGGGGACCTTCTGTAATGGTTCAGGGAACATAGGGAAAGATAGGGGcataaagaatgtaagagccagaggatcagagactttgctgtgagattgtgtctctaatgtcagaagccacacccatgaagtctcaccaacatgacagcCTAAACGAgtgctgaacaaggatgacaccaatgaacaAGGCGAACTGGACTGGGAAAAACCCATGaagtctcaaccctacacaaaaaacTACTGGCAACTACAaaaagctgggaacagaagaaatAGTATTCCCTGAGGAAGAGacaccaactggttgtccagtgcccaacagtcagctctgaaaacatacatacaagtaacatagaGAAGGAACAGTttctatttaggaatatatacctattatgaatatacatatatgcgtGCAATAACAACTTGTGAAACAGAGTCCTGAATTGGAAGGACAGTAGGGAAGGACATATGGGACAGttttgagggaggaaaaggaagggagaaatgttgtaattatattgttatcacaaaaataaagtaaaaggaaagaaaaaactggAAAATGACTAGTATGAAGTGGTAACTTCCACATAGACTGACAGCAAGCTGGACAGACAATGCAAGAGAGATGAGGTTTTTCTGTACAGAACAAGTCAGAGGACTGGGATAGTCAATAAACTCATCAAGGGCTTGGAACTGACACAAACGGGCCCCAAATTCATGTGCCCAGCTCTGATTTCAGTGACTTTCTCCCCAGCAGCCATCTCCTTTCTCCACAGATGCAGGAGTCTGGGCCTCACTGGGTGACATTCCGCTGGCAATCCTGTTGCCAGTGACACACTGCCCCGCCACGGAGTTCATTCACTAGATAAAGCCATATCCGATTCCACAAACTCCACCAACAAGCTGGCAGATGTCCAAGTCTACAAGCCCCACGGGGTCATTCCCCAGTAGGCTTACAAACGCAGACTGTCAAGCACACGTTTCATCCCTTCTAGCCAAACAAGTACAAAGTATCCATTTGCCTTTTAAGAAATAAGAGCGCCTGGGAGCGGCTGGagccatggctcagcagttaggagcacttgctgctcttccagaagaaccAAGTtaggttgccagcacccacatcaggcagatcGCGACCACCTACAActcggttccaggggatcccacgcCCTCTGCTACGCATGCACACAAATTAAAACCCATCTTTAGAAAACCACATGTAAACATCTTTTCCATCACGTATTCCTTCAACATGCACTTATTAAATGCCACTCTCACCTGCTGCTGCTTGAAACACACTTAGAGGCAAAGCCTGTGCTTACTATGCAGTCAAGGCTTTTCATTGCATTCACACAACCCTCTGAAGTCAGTACTTGAGTTACATCCACTTTaaagggggggtggggtgggggtggggagccaggctctgagcaagttcacgcTTCAGATGACACAAGAAAAGCAGAATGCCTAGCTGTGGGGCCTCCCCTGGGGGAGTAAGGACTGACTCATTACTCTTTGGGGCAGGCCAAAATCAACTTGAGCGAGGAAGATGCCTGGGAGCAAGCAGGTGGAACTCAGACAGTGCAGAATGGAGGGGAGGCATTTCAGGCAGAGGAATCTGAGCAAAAAGAAGGAGCGGACAGAGGTCAGAGTGTGCACCCGGGGAACAGGGCAAGGCAGGTGTGCTGGCTCGCTGGCCTAGAAAGCTAAGATCCAACTGCACTGTACCATCTCTCTGCTCCCCATTCCCATCCATTGTCTGAAGCCTGCCAGTGGTCTCCCTTCAaatgcctttctgtctctcagtcCCCATGGCAACAGCCTTAAAGCTCACTTTCATCCAGCTGCTTCTTATTCTAATTGCTTCCTCTGTGGCCTGCCAGGAAGTATTCTGGCCCTCTGTGAGGCTGCGCAAATCTAGGTCTGATCTTCTCACTGCCCCGCTTAATTGCCCAGGCCAACACGTCCAGGCTCTGCGCCTCTCGCGCACTGCGAGCTGCCTCTgcactcccatctcctcccctcacCCACCGCTTTGGTCATTAAGTCTATTATTCAGGTCCCTCATGGGCCCACGAATTAATTAGCCACACAGAAACGCCTTCTGAAGCCCGGGCGGGAGAATGAATGTGCTGCGTAAGCCAAGACAGCCAAGGAGGGCTGGGGTCAGCTGACCCCTTGCAAGACTATGCTCCGccgcgcccctcccccacccctctcagCCCGCCTTTGGGGAGAATGGAAGGGCCTGCTGTTTGCCAAAACCTATGAGCCAATAGGATAACGTGTGCACCTGCCTAAAGAATACCGAGATTCTTCTCTCCTGCGCACAGGACAAATCCCCGCCAACCCTTAGCTGTCTTATCTACCCTTGTGGGACCCAAAATGCAGCCCGCTCCTTTTCCTTTCGGCGAGCGGAAGTTCCTGTGCGGGAGCGTCCCACTTCCTCTTGGGTGTTTGGCGTGTGCGTGGCAGGAGAGGCGGGGCCAACGCTGCTCCGGTTTCTCGCGCGCTTGGCGCTGCGGCCAGTGCGGGCGGCGACTGCTTGCGCAAGTCTGCTTGCCGGGGGAAGGGCTTTGTGGCCGAAACGACCGGTTCCTCGCTACAAAGACTCCGCCGGCGTTTGCGGTTCGGCGGCTCTCCCCGCGTAAGATAATCACTTTACTCCGACGCTGCAGATCGCCTTCTCCAGAACTGCTGCAGGCTTTGAGCGCTTGCAGGAGCCATGCCTCGGGGACGGAAGAGTCGGCGCCGCCGGAACGCAAAGGCAGCAGAGGAGAATCGCAACAATCGCAAGATCCAGGCCTCAGAGGCCTCTAAGACCCCGATGGCGGCTTCCGTGGTCCCGAGCACACCGGAAGACTACCTGAGCGGCCCTGAGGAAGACACAAGCACTCCGGAGAAGGCCTCCACTACCCCTGAAGAAGCTTCAAGCACTGCCCGAGTGCAAAAGCCTATTACCCGGAGCAATTTCCAGGGCACCAAGAAAAGTCTGCTCATGTCCATATTAGCCCTCATCTTCATCATGGGCAACAGCGCCAAGGAGGCCCTGGTGTGGAAAGTCCTGGGGAAGTTAGGGATGCAGCCTGGGAGGCAGCACAGCATCTTTGGAGATCCGAAGAAGGTCGTTACAGAAGAGTTTGTTCGCAGAGGGTATCTGCTTTATAAGCCAGTGCCCCGCAGCAGTCCGGTGGAGTATGAGTTCTTCTGGGGCCCTCGAGCACACGTGGAGTCCAGCAAGCTGAAAGTCATGCATTTTGTGGCAAGAGTTCGGAACCGATGCTCCAAAGACTGGCCATGTAACTATGACTGGGATTCGGATGATGATGCAGAGGTTGAGGCTATACTCAATTCGGGTGCTAGGGGTTATTCCACTCCATAGAGAGATCCCAGGCAGACTCTTAGGAGTGGAAAAGAGAATCCAAAGTACTCCATGGAGTAGATAGGCAGGGTCCTAAAATCAAAATGATGTGGAGGGTGGGGAGGTCACTGTATTTGGTATTTGTGATCAGTGCTAATTGTTAAAGTGCGAAATAGTGTTTGCTTTAGATGTTGTAatcttgtattcattttataacACTGTTGATTAAGAACCACAATATGTTTAAATTTATAATTGAGAAGATGTTTATGTTCTTTTTCCTGTCATTGACATTTGCTACAACAGCTGTGCAAACCTTATTAAATGAAGGCCTTCTGTCATGTTGTGGGATGTACAGATTTGTACCATGGAAAGGGGctgttctttgaaagtttggAATATCCAGTACAATGTGAGTGAGGGAAAATGACAGGCTCGTTCTGTCTTACATTTGTGTCTGATGTCTTGTAAAGAAACACATCTGTGCAAATAGCATAAATAAAAGCAGAGTAAATagtctgttttcttcatttattgtACACCTGTTAAGTGAGGTTCAAGTTTACATTCCAGGAACAGTCCTTAGCAGGTAGCAAGCACCTATTTTCCAAGAAAATTCTACACTGTGTGGGAGGGGAAAAGGAGGAAATGCAGCAAGTGTTGTAGAGATTGAGAATTAAGAGGTAAGGAGAAGGTAGACAAGCTGATGACATCACCTGGGGGGATAGACCAAGAAAAGAGGGTGTCATAGGATGCCTGGGAAACCAAGGAACACTTGGAGAATGTAGAAGAGATGAGGAAGGGCCATCATAATATATTATTTGGTATAGGGAGTGTCATTGGAATCTTAATGCACCTTGACAGAAAAGCCATTGGCAAAGATTGGAACCCCTTCTAGAATACGATTAAAATAGAAGATAACCAGGAATTGTCTTGAGAGAAGGACAGCAGGGAAAAAATAGGTAGCTGTGGGGACCTTCAAAGTGAAAAGGAGGAGATGATGAGAAAATTTTTGACGCTATGTCAATCTGAGTTCTAAAAGTAATATTGGAGTGAGAGTAAATCTGGAGTGACTGAATGCAACACAGAAATTTAGGGAATAAGAAATTCCTCAATGAACTGATCAGGTGTTGTTAGGGGAAGTAGCgagcaagaaaggagaagagggaagagagccaGTGCATCACAGGCTGGCTGTCACAGCTTACAGAAGGCAGTGATCATAAAATCATGAACAGCCATGATGGCCCTGGGACACTTGGGAGAAAAGCCCTGGAACATCTGGCCTTCAGCATGTGAGAGGAGCCTGAGAGAAGATTCAACCTGTAAGTTCACAGCAAGGACACTTACAAGTTTCTCAGGTGTTAACACTTTCTTGCACTGTACAGTGCTCAaaatgttcagtgtgtgtgtgtgtgtgtgagtgagtgtgtatgtgtgggttttCGGGGTCAAGGTAATGTTGGGATTTCCCTTTGAGGTAAGGCGGTGACTGCAGGTATGGACATACAGTAGCCTGCTCCCCATTCTCCTTGCTACCTGGCTGAGAACATGTGGGAGAACTCTCCAGCTTTAGAGCTGACCACATTTACCACAAGGAAAGTACTAAGAAAGCAGACTGCACTCTCCTTCTGGGGAACATGAAGGACAGGTGCCTGACCCAGGCATGCCATACAAACCACAGAGACCAAGATGCTTTAGGCCCGCCTCCACTACAATTTCACCTGGCCCATAGCTGAGTACAAGGCCCAGTCACTGGGTGCAGGGCAGGGTGGCAGACCATTCCCTGCAAAGCACAGACCCACAGGCAGCAGTGTGCAGGCTAAGAAGGCTTCATCCGGAAGCAGAGCCCATGAAGTAAGCTTCAGCAGCTCCCAACACATATGGTGAGCACCTTCTATGGTGCAGGAAGGCCCAAGAAGCCCGGCACAGACAGTCAGGAGGCTTGTCACTTGCCCCT encodes:
- the Mageh1 gene encoding melanoma-associated antigen H1 → MPRGRKSRRRRNAKAAEENRNNRKIQASEASKTPMAASVVPSTPEDYLSGPEEDTSTPEKASTTPEEASSTARVQKPITRSNFQGTKKSLLMSILALIFIMGNSAKEALVWKVLGKLGMQPGRQHSIFGDPKKVVTEEFVRRGYLLYKPVPRSSPVEYEFFWGPRAHVESSKLKVMHFVARVRNRCSKDWPCNYDWDSDDDAEVEAILNSGARGYSTP